From a region of the Zingiber officinale cultivar Zhangliang chromosome 4B, Zo_v1.1, whole genome shotgun sequence genome:
- the LOC121976972 gene encoding phosphoenolpyruvate carboxykinase (ATP) 1-like: MAENGEFSFSSGGMKKAAAAAFSNGLPKIQTHGREKSENGICHDDSGPPVKAKTIDELHSLQKKRSAPTTPIKDGAQQGNAAFATISEEERQKLQLQSISDSLASLTRETGPKVVRGDPARKAEATKVAAEHHHYLTPTISVSDSALKFTHVLYNLSPAELYEQAIKHEHGSFITSTGALATLSGAKTGRSPRDKRVVKDETTADELWWGKGSPNIEMDEHTFLVNRERAVDYLNSLDKVFVNDQFLNWDPEHQIKVRIVSARAYHSLFMHNMCIRPTPEELEDFGTPDFTIYNAGQFPCNRYTHYMTTSTSIDLNLDRKEMVILGTQYAGEMKKGLFGVMHYLMPKRNILSLHSGSNMGKDGDVALFFGLSGTGKTTLSTDHNRLLIGDDEHCWSENGISNIEGGCYAKCIGLSKEKEPDIWNAIKFGTVLENIVFDEHTREVDYSDNSVTENTRASYPIEYIPNAKIPCVGPHPKNVILLACDAFGVLPPVSKLTLPQTMYHFISGYTALVAGTEEGVKEPQATFSACFGAAFIMLHPTKYAAMLAEKMQKHGATGWLVNTGWFGGRYGVGKRIKLGYTRKIIDAIHSGSLLNANYKKTEVFGLEIPTEIEGVPSEILDPINTWAEKEDYEVTLLKLAGLFRKNFEVFANYKIGQDGKLTEEILAAGPNF; the protein is encoded by the exons ATGGCGGAGAACGGCGAGTTCAGCTTTTCCAGCGGCGGGATGAAGAAGGCTGCGGCGGCGGCGTTCTCCAATGGGCTGCCGAAGATCCAGACGCACGGGAGGGAGAAATCGGAGAACGGGATCTGCCACGACGACAGCGGGCCGCCGGTTAAGGCGAAGACGATCGACGAACTGCACTCCCTGCAGAAGAAGCGGTCGGCGCCGACCACCCCCATCAAGGACGGCGCGCAGCAGGGCAACGCTGCCTTCGCCACCATCTCAGAGGAGGAGCGCCAGAAGCTCCAGCTCCAATCTATCag TGATTCGTTGGCGTCGCTGACGAGGGAGACAGGGCCGAAGGTGGTGAGGGGCGATCCGGCCAGGAAGGCGGAGGCGACCAAGGTCGCCGCCGAGCACCACCACTACTTGACGCCGACCATCAGCGTCAGCGACAGCGCCCTCAAGTTTACCCATGTCCTCTACAACCTCTCCCCGGCCG AACTCTACGAGCAAGCCATAAAACATGAACATGGATCATTCATAACATCGACCGGAGCCTTGGCTACCTTGTCCGGCGCGAAGACTGGCCGTTCGCCGAGGGACAAGCGCGTCGTCAAGGATGAAACCACTGCCGATGAGCTTTGGTGGGGAAA AGGCTCGCCGAACATTGAGATGGATGAGCACACCTTCCTGGTGAACAGGGAGAGGGCTGTCGATTACCTCAACTCTTTGGATAAG GTATTTGTGAATGACCAATTCCTCAACTGGGATCCGGAGCATCAAATCAAAGTTCGAATTGTCTCTGCAAGGGCCTATCATTCCCTGTTCATGCACAACAT GTGCATCCGTCCTACGCCTGAAGAACTGGAGGATTTCGGTACTCCGGACTTCACAATTTACAATGCTGGCCAGTTTCCATGTAATCGATACACACACTACATGACTACCTCCACCAGCATTGATCTTAATCTTGATAGGAAAGAAATGGTCATCCTTGGCACACAGTATGCCGGGGAGATGAAGAAGGGTTTGTTCGGTGTGATGCACTATCTAATGCCTAAAAGAAACATTCTCTCCCTGCACTCTGGCAGCAATATGGGCAAAGATGGTGATGTTGCCCTCTTCTTTGGACTATCAG GCACAGGGAAAACTACTCTGTCTACAGACCATAACAGGCTTCTTATCGGTGATGATGAGCACTGCTGGAGTGAAAATGGTATTTCAAACATTGAAGGAGGTTGCTATGCAAAATGTATCGGCCTATCAAAGGAGAAGGAACCTGACATTTGGAATGCCATCAAATTTGGAACCG TGTTGGAAAACATCGTGTTCGATGAACACACTAGGGAAGTAGACTACTCTGATAACTCTGTCACAG AGAACACTCGAGCTTCATATCCAATTGAGTATATTCCTAATGCGAAGATACCGTGTGTCGGTCCGCACCCGAAGAATGTCATCCTCTTGGCGTGTGATGCTTTCGGCGTGCTTCCACCAGTTAGCAAACTTACTTTACCGCAAACAATGTATCACTTCATCAGCGGTTACACTGCTCTG gtgGCTGGCACGGAGGAAGGTGTTAAGGAGCCTCAGGCGACGTTCTCTGCTTGCTTTGGGGCGGCGTTCATCATGCTTCACCCTACTAAGTATGCAGCTATGCTGGCCGAAAAAATGCAGAAGCATGGTGCCACAGGATGGCTTGTGAACACCGGTTGGTTTGGCGGAAG GTATGGTGTCGGAAAGCGCATTAAGCTGGGATACACAAGGAAGATTATCGATGCCATACACTCAGGAAGCCTTCTGAATGCAAACTACAAAAAGACCGAAGTGTTTGGTTTGGAAATACCTACTGAGATCGAAGGTGTGCCTTCTGAGATTCTTGATCCAATTAACACT TGGGCAGAGAAGGAAGACTACGAGGTGACTTTGCTCAAGTTGGCCGGCCTTTTCAGGAAGAACTTTGAGGTGTTTGCCAACTATAAGATTGGTCAGGATGGCAAGCTGACTGAGGAAATCCTTGCTGCAGGGCCAAACTTCTGA
- the LOC121976974 gene encoding probable beta-1,4-xylosyltransferase IRX9H: MLSTRRTQSAANAVGDRPLHHFQAIPYLNAGRQHSGGGASAAAPPYSFLASRAKPQHHSNPYPWKRHLFRLLLFFLFGFLFGLYPFAELDDFPLLSPTTDSSSSSISTDNNLPRRDLVALLPSGPQEIEIHGFDDKTHTMDELPDLSRNGKLLIVVTPTYNRASQGYYLNRLGQTLRLVPPPLLWIVVEMNVASVETSEILMDTGVVYRHLVCKKNSTNIKDRGVHQRNTALEHIQRHRLDGIVYFADDDNVYSLELFEQLRKIRRFGVWPVAMLSQSKNKAILEGPVCNGSQVIGWHTNEKSKRLRRFHVDMSGFAFNSTIIWDPRKWHRPNSDAIRQLDSVKEGFQETTFIEQIVEDESQMEGLPKGCARIMNWHLHLDSRNLVYPKGWQVPNNLDTIVRLKVQLSQGKHLT; this comes from the exons ATGCTATCCACCCGTCGAACTCAATCGGCAGCCAACGCTGTCGGCGATCGTCCTCTTCACCACTTCCAAGCGATTCCCTACCTCAACGCCGGCCGGCAGCACTCCGGCGGCGGCGCCTCTGCTGCTGCTCCTCCTTACTCATTCCTCGCCTCCCGTGCTAAGCCGCAGCATCACAGCAATCCTTATCCATGGAAGCGCCACCTCTTCCGCttgctcctcttcttcctcttcggctTCCTCTTCGGTCTCTACCCCTTCGCGGAGCTCGACGACTTCCCGTTACTTTCTCCCACCACTGACTCCTCATCTTCCTCCATAAGTACCGATAACAACCTTCCGCGCCGCGATCTCGTAGCCCTTCTTCCTTCTGGCCCTCAGGAAATCGAGATCCATGGGTTCGACGACAAGACGCACACCATGGATGAGCTACCAGATCTATCGCGCAACGGAAAGCTGCTGATCGTCGTTACTCCCACGTACAATCGCGCTTCCCAGGGCTACTACCTGAACAGACTGGGGCAGACGCTGCGCTTGGTGCCTCCTCCGCTTCTTTGGATCGTGGTGGAGATGAACGTGGCTTCTGTGGAGACCTCCGAGATTCTCATGGACACAGGCGTCGTGTACAGGCATCTTGTCTgcaagaagaactcaaccaaTATCAAGGACAGAGGCGTCCATCAGCGGAATACAGCGCTCGAGCATATCCAGCGGCATCGCCTGGATGGGATTGTGTACTTCGCCGATGACGATAACGTCTACTCACTTGAGCTGTTTGAGCAGCTGAGGAAAATCAG GCGGTTTGGTGTTTGGCCTGTTGCAATGCTTTCTCAAAGCAAAAATAAGGCCATACTAGAAGGCCCGGTATGCAATGGAAGTCAAGTAATTGGATGGCACACTAATGAGAAAAGTAAGAGACTTAGGAGATTTCATGTTGATATGTCTGGATTTGCATTCAATAGCACAATAATTTGGGACCCCAGGAAATGGCACCGTCCAAACTCAGATGCCATTAGGCAACTAGACTCTGTGAAAGAGGGATTTCAG GAAACTACGTTCATAGAGCAGATTGTAGAGGATGAAAGTCAAATGGAAGGGCTACCAAAGGGTTGCGCGAGGATCATGAATTGGCACCTTCATCTAGATTCCAGAAATCTTGTTTATCCTAAAGGATGGCAAGTACCAAACAACCTCGACACTATTGTCCGTTTAAAGGTGCAGCTTTCTCAAG GAAAGCACTTGACTTAG
- the LOC121976975 gene encoding chaperonin-like RbcX protein 2, chloroplastic isoform X1 encodes MAFVAVAVYTLPSLSYARRPQPQLTSSFLAPGWHLSLRHRPLAKKQQQQQGRSRRRGGLVVVVVDELAGQYDEGFEDVHVQLINYFTYKAVRTVLHQLYEMNPPSYRWLYNFVVNNKPTDGKRFLRALAKEKQDLAERVMITRLHLYGKWIKKCDHAKLYQKISDENLQLMRERLIETVIWPSDETTNTEKID; translated from the exons ATGGCCTTCGTGGCCGTCGCCGTCTACACCCTCCCGTCCCTCAGCTATGCTCGGCGGCCGCAGCCCCAGCTCACGAGCTCCTTCCTCGCTCCCGGCTGGCACCTGAGCCTCCGCCACCGCCCGCTTGCGaagaagcagcagcagcagcaggggCGGAGCCGGAGAAGGGGCGgcctcgtcgtcgtcgtcgtcgatgAGTTAGCGGGCCAGTACGACGAAGGATTCGAGGACGTTCATGTG CAACTGATTAACTACTTCACCTACAAAGCAGTGAGGACTGTTCTCCACCAATTGTACGAAATGAATCCCCCAAGCTATAGGTGGTTATACAA CTTCGTTGTGAACAATAAACCCACCGATGGTAAACGATTTCTTCGTGCATTGGCAAAG GAGAAGCAAGACTTGGCTGAGAGAGTGATGATAACACGACTTCATCTATATGGAAAATGGATTAAG AAATGTGATCATGCAAAATTGTATCAGAAGATCTCCGACGAGAACTTGCAGCTGATGCGCGAACGACTAATCGAAACTGTCATTTGGCCGTCCGATGAGACGACGAACACAGAAAAAATTGATTGA
- the LOC121976975 gene encoding chaperonin-like RbcX protein 2, chloroplastic isoform X2 produces MAFVAVAVYTLPSLSYARRPQPQLTSSFLAPGWHLSLRHRPLAKKQQQQQGRSRRRGGLVVVVVDELAGQYDEGFEDVHVQLINYFTYKAVRTVLHQLYEMNPPSYRWLYNFVVNNKPTDGKRFLRALAKEKQDLAERVMITRLHLYGKWIKVQCNCPIEM; encoded by the exons ATGGCCTTCGTGGCCGTCGCCGTCTACACCCTCCCGTCCCTCAGCTATGCTCGGCGGCCGCAGCCCCAGCTCACGAGCTCCTTCCTCGCTCCCGGCTGGCACCTGAGCCTCCGCCACCGCCCGCTTGCGaagaagcagcagcagcagcaggggCGGAGCCGGAGAAGGGGCGgcctcgtcgtcgtcgtcgtcgatgAGTTAGCGGGCCAGTACGACGAAGGATTCGAGGACGTTCATGTG CAACTGATTAACTACTTCACCTACAAAGCAGTGAGGACTGTTCTCCACCAATTGTACGAAATGAATCCCCCAAGCTATAGGTGGTTATACAA CTTCGTTGTGAACAATAAACCCACCGATGGTAAACGATTTCTTCGTGCATTGGCAAAG GAGAAGCAAGACTTGGCTGAGAGAGTGATGATAACACGACTTCATCTATATGGAAAATGGATTAAGGTGCAATGCAATTGCCCAATTG AAATGTGA
- the LOC121978746 gene encoding putative elongation factor TypA-like SVR3, chloroplastic has translation MATGIPSAPPAPRLLPPNAVTFRDLSGSLAIVGFSNAPFAGGVSYPFAHSSRLAKQLRSSRSTAIRCSATPTTTHEASVSKKKSTTRRDVRNIAIVAHVDHGKTTLVDAMLRQAKVFRDNQIVQERIMDSNDLERERGITILSKNTSISYKGTKINIIDTPGHSDFGGEVERVLNMVEGVLLVVDSVEGPMPQTRFVLKKALAFGHAVVVVVNKIDRPSARPDFVINSTFELFIELNATDEQCDFQVIYASGIKGKAGLSPDNLADDLGPLFEAILRCIPEPSINRAGPMQMLVSADFLLYLNPVISTYAYAPSKSIFQHGANIASLAVVLDTPLSYSLDDCIEYIQEDELVEVTPLSIRMCKNPKLAKKR, from the exons ATGGCCACCGGCATCCCGTCTGCTCCGCCAGCTCCTCGTCTTCTTCCTCCAAACGCGGTCACTTTCCGAGACCTCAGCGGATCGCTTGCCATCGTCGGTTTTTCCAATGCGCCCTTTGCCGGCGGCGTCTCTTATCCATTCGCTCACAGTAGTCGTCTGGCGAAGCAGTTGAGGTCATCGCGTTCAACGGCTATCCGGTGCTCGGCAACGCCCACCACCACGCACGAAGCCTCGG TATCAAAGAAGAAATCAACAACAAGAAGAGATGTAAGGAATATAGCAATTGTTGCTCATGTTGATCACGGGAAGACTACCTTGGTGGATGCAATGCTAAGGCAAGCTAAG GTCTTTCGTGATAACCAAATTGTACAAGAGAGAATAATGGACTCAAATGATCTAGAACGGGAAAGGGGAATTACAATACTTAGCAAAAATACATCAATTTCCTACAAGGGTACTAAGATAAACATAATTGACACTCCAGGACATTCTGATTTTGGCGGTGAAGTGGAACGGGTTCTGAACATGGTTGAAGGCGTTCTTCTTGTG GTAGACTCAGTTGAGGGCCCTATGCCACAAACAAGATTTGTATTGAAGAAAGCTTTAGCATTTGGTCATGCTGTTGTTGTAGTCGTGAATAAGATTGATAGGCCCTCAGCTCGCCCAGACTTCGTGATAAATTCCACATTTGAACTTTTTATTGAATTAAATGCAACTGATGAACAG TGTGACTTCCAAGTGATTTATGCAAGTGGCATTAAGGGGAAGGCAGGATTATCTCCAGACAATCTTGCTGATGATCTTGGGCCACTTTTTGAGGCTATTCTTAGATGCATACCAGAGCCCAGTATTAACAGAGCTGGTCCAATGCAAATGCTTGTCAGTGCTGATTTTCTACTTTA TTTGAACC CTGTTATTTCTACTTATGCATATGCCCCAAGTAAATCTATCTTCCAACATGGAGCAAACATC GCGTCCCTTGCAGTGGTTCTTGATACACCATTAAGCTACAGTCTGGATGACTGTATCGAATACATCCAAGAAGACGAATTGGTCGAGGTGACTCCCTTGAGTATCCGCATGTGCAAAAACCCAAAGCTTGCTAAGAAAAGGTGA